One segment of Palaemon carinicauda isolate YSFRI2023 chromosome 35, ASM3689809v2, whole genome shotgun sequence DNA contains the following:
- the LOC137627158 gene encoding uncharacterized protein: protein MGVITERLREQSLRTMLFADDIVLCDETREGLEVKLERWREELEIRVLKISKTKAEYMCCNPQYQLDDIYLLGEIVNWTEKFKYLGSYVEETAELQIEVNSRIQAG, encoded by the coding sequence ATGGGTGTAATTACAGAAAGATTGAGGGAACAGTCACTAAGGactatgctgtttgcagatgatatagttctgtgtgatgaaaccagagaaggattggaggtgaaactggagagatggagagaggaattggagatcAGAGTGCTAAAGATCAGTAAAACAAAAgcagagtatatgtgttgcaacccaCAGTACCAATTGGATGACATATATTTGCTAGGTGAAATAGTAAATTGGAccgaaaaattcaagtacctagggtcatatgtggaagaaacagcagagctccaaatagaagtgaacagtagaattcaagcagGATGA